Genomic DNA from Pempheris klunzingeri isolate RE-2024b chromosome 22, fPemKlu1.hap1, whole genome shotgun sequence:
tttaaaagaataaatataaaatattttatcatatttttttcttttcagcttaTAAACAATGAGCTAGTGGCTCTTCCTGACAGTATGCTAACATTTAGCTAACCCCAATGGTCCGCGCAGAAGCATTTACATCTGCATGAAGGAACAGGACACttaatatatatgaaaatatggCCACCCTaaatttaaatgcattaaaaagttCTGATAAACCTGCTGTAGCTGCACCAAACAGCTGACGGACACAGTTAGCGACTAGCGGGCAAACAATTAGCATTTAGCCGctaaagaggcagagaaaaatgtGACCAAGAACATTTATTATTGAAGCTTTCAGCGACTGCATGTAtgtttaaaagtgtttaaacaGCCAATAAGTGGAAATTACATTCAATTTGAACAAACACGTTCAGTTCTGCTCAAATATGAACTAAACGTCAGTCAGTCGTCGTCTCACACACATTAGTGTCTTTGTAGATTCACTGTTGATGCCTCTACTgacagcttctttttctttgtgtgtgtgtttgtacagcttTCTCTGTCTGAACCTGTTTGAGTTTCAGACATTTCACTTTCTGAAAGACCTTCAAAGGCCCGTTTGAGGGTTCAGAACTGGTTCTAGGGTTCAGGTAAGGTTGGGGAGGGTCCTCACAAGTGCAAGagtacaagtgtgtgtctgtgtgtgtgtgtgtatgagtgtgagtgtgtgtgtgtgtgtgtgtgcatagggATGGTCGGTTAGGAAACAGAGACAATAacaaagaaagagagcgagagatgaGGAGATAGAAAGGACAAAAGGGAGgtagagagacaaagacaaacaaagacgAGACGGAGAAAgttagagacacacacacacacacacacacacacacacacagtatttcatCCTGAGCTTTAACTACCACGTTTCCTCCTTTTATGCCTCTGAGCGTCCACATAAAATGTTAATGAGAGCCAGAAAACTTGTTAAAGGTGTTTACATGACAGTTACAACTGGCGTGTTCCCTCGCTGGGGTTGTAACCAAATCATTagagtgcatgtaaacatagaaATGTGCTGATTAAGAAGTATTTGGGGAATGTGGCTCTCTATCTCACTGAGGCCTGTGAAGAgaaaacctggaaaaaaaagtcataggATATctttcaggggaaaaaaagtaattaaaatatgTATTGAGTAGATGATAAGTGGGCTTACAGCGGTCTCTACCTCCTGCTCCGCCGATAAGAGGAGCCTCAAACAAAAGCTAATTGAAGGTTCTGGCAGGAAAATGGAGGAAGTCTCTTGTCTGTCCTTCTGGAGGGGCGTCTGGTTCCCACGAGGCTGAAACCAGAAACAAACCTCCTCCCGACTCCAGTTTTAGggatgttttgtgtttaaactGAAGGATGTGTGGGAAGCTCAAAgcacggagagagagaaacactttcCTGACAGTGAAATCAGAAATGGGATCATCTTTTTCGTTTACAGCCCAAGAAAAGCAgagagtttgtttttcttctgttgcttCAAAACTTCCAGAAGATAAAAAGCAGGGAACATGAAGAGATtaggaggaagaaggaaggtCCTCCTCCATAAATTCCCGCAGCAAAACACCTGTTTTGTCCCGCCTTGCCTGAAGCGTGCAGCCCCGACATGCGAGTGCTCGTCCTGTAAATGAGCGGTGTCTTTAACCCCTCCCTCGCTGACCTTTGACCGCGAGGCCGGACCCTGCAGGTCGAACCCGAAGAGAAACGAGAGCAGGAGACACCACACCACTGCACCTCCAATGATttagctctgcagctctgactgCAACGACAATACAAAACCCCCAAAAACCCATAAATCAGTCTCTCCTGCAGACGGTCAGTCAGGATCAAGGTGCAACATCCTGACTGTCGATGCAAATGTGGTGATAAATTTAGTGATAAATTGACTCTAATAAGTGTCACTGTattgatttttcatttattgtacTAATGTCAACgatgcagctgctgtgtgtcgtTAGATCGAtgctactttttaaaatttttagaTACAAACCTGAGTTGTTTTCACATCTTTTGGGTCAAGTCTGAGTGAAGTTAATGGATTGAGTCGATGAAGTTGCTCGGGACAAACCGAATTCAGGTCTCAAGTCCTTTAAGATAAGTGAAGTCAAAATTAATTTGACACAAGTTCAAGACGCCGAGTTTCAAGTCAGTGGAGACGAATGGAGCTCGAGAAATTCCAGTTATATTcaaggaggaggagtgaagtCAAAATTCATCCATAACGATTAAAGTCTCAAGTCAACGGAAGTCCAGCAGGGAATAACAAGTCAGCTGTACGTCTTTCAGGTCTCTAAATACTGACCACTGTATTAAAGGTgccatattatattatttgtaAAGTTCCTACTAGAGCAGAtgtacatggtttaatgttcaaaaacagattattttgtcttttctgatAGTTTGGCAGTCTAtagacacactgggacacatatttatgttggaaagactttaaaaagtgcattggCCCTTTAAGAAACATTTTCCTGTGTTGTTTGACAAAAGGTGCCTTTAAAGTACAGACctgtttgtctgcctgttttTGTGACTTACTTCAGTCTCAGTTCTGCAACAACTGAAGCAGATGCTGTAAATCTgaagttaccatggtgacactTCCATGGTGGCATCCAATCAGCCGCTCGCGTATCCTTTCAAGACTCGTGCGGCTCCACCTTCTTGTCCCGTCTTGTCTGAAGTGTGACCTGCTCCGCTCACTCGGAGGAGGTGTGATTAGaaaagcctctctctctctctctgcctctgctgacAGGGCTCGGCTTATCTCTGGTCCGGGGTCAGCGGGCTAAGTTGCTTCATACTGATGTGAATCgaagctgcagacagacacgcTTTCAGACTGCTGCCTGCCAAAGTCGTGCAGCTCTGCtatttgacctctgacctctggacGGCCGGTGTGAGGAGCCGGGCGCACGGACCTCGACCAATCAGCGAGCGCTTTGATCTTCTACTGGCTGATCTGATAACATGTGACCAATCACATGCTGGGAATCTATTAGGAGTTTAACAACGTGTGTGAGTGCTCTTCTATTCTTttatccctgtgtgtgtgtgtgtgtgtgtggctctgcaCTGTGCCAGAGGGCAGTTAAACTGTGTTTCTACTGATCCTCAACACATTCCTGTCAGCAGCTCGGCTCAAGATTgggtgtccacacacacacacttcccacaGACACAATGTAAACTGTAACTAAAAAACATTAACCTGTCCCTGACCCCGACCTTTAACCTTCACCAAACTAATATTTGGACTCTTTAGTTTTGTCAGTAACAACAACATAGTTCAGAGAAACGTTGTTCTCCCAGTGGGGTCCATCaaaactgtgcacacacacacactgttagcACCCTGCTATTCATCTGGACTGTTAATCTGTTGTCTCCATGGTAACGAGGTGGCGCCAGAGTTTGTTTacatcctctgcagctcctctcccaAAAAAATCTAGAAGATGGAGACATTTTTTTAACCTCGTTCCTCTCGAGAGGCTCTGTGGTGAGGCTGTGCCAAGAGGTTACCACGGCAACCAACTATCCCATCATGCCACACGGCAGCCCCCAGGGTTTAAGATTCTTGGTTTTAGTGTCTGACATTGAAAGGGAGACCGGACGCCCTACCCTGCTGTCCTCCTGGGTGTCCCACTCGGGGCTGAAGGTGTGGAAAGGCTGGCTCCCCTGGGTGCAGTTGGAGAACTGGAAGAGGCTGGAGAACGTGCGCCTGTTCTCGGACGTGTCGGGGAAGATGGCGTCCTGGAAGTTGACGCCGTGGGGCAGGATGTTGTAGTTCTCATCCATCCTGCAGGGGAGATAAACAGGAAAAGCTGACGTTCTGAGTTCACATCAACAAAATCAAATAGAGTTTTGCACGTTTTACAGCATTTCATAGGTGCAACAAGTGTAGTTCAACTCTGCAGGTAAACCCTTCCTTTGCAAAATAACTACTAGCAACAGCTTTCAGATCCATGCAATGAATAAAAAGAACTACATTTCCAGTCTCACTTAATGGAATTAGCTCAAACTTATTTAAGTTCTGTTCAAACATCAGACTGTAGATCACAGTttgctccacaaacaacctgacAAAGGACAACAGAGCTGAGGAGTTATTAGGgtatttaaagttgttttttttgctaaatGCATGCTTCTGTCTGGCAGCACGTTTTATGGGAGGCTGTCTGGCTGTAATGGCAACAATAAATCGTACTTCTAGAGTCCAAATGTCTGCTGGAAGCGTCCAGGCCCCGCAGCTCacctgaggaagaagaagtagGAGTAGTTCTCCATCACGGTGTGGGACTGGCAGGACAGGTAGCCCAGTCCGGTCAGGTTGAGCCTGGATCCGGAGGGCACCTCCAGCATGCTGCCCCAGGCCTGGTCGcacagcagctccacctccGCAGAGTACAGCAGCCCTTCCTCCGCGCCCTCGTACCCGTACCCGAACCCGAAGGACAGCGAGTTGTACAGGCTGCCCGTCCCGCCGCCCGCTGGCTCCCGGTGGATCGCCAGGACCCGAGCATACACGATTATCTCCGCCAACTCCGCCCGGCAGCCCTCACTCAGCGGCCGCCACTCGGAGGGGAGCTGGCACCCGTGCGTAAAAGTGTCCAAATGCGCAAAAACGGCGAGGAGCAGAGCGGCTGAAAACATCCTGGGGGATAAAAGGATCACAAACTTTCTGCAAGCCTGTAAAACCCCGTGATgaagaaaaaatgtttgttttatctatttaataaaaaaataactttttggaGGTCAAACACCAAAGTTGCTCACAAGTTAAATGAAAATGcgaacaaaaaaaagaagtttaaaaGTTGAAAGGAGCTGTGATGGTTACCTGGACGCCACAGGATGCTCTGACCACAGTACTTTAGTCCATGCAGCTCACACTCAGGTCTCTTAACACTCCTAAAGTAAAGTAACCTGTTGCTGTGGCCCAGAGTCACCACCTCATCTGTCTGCTGGGGGAGCGACAAGCCTCACCAGAGCGCACTGGTGCTGCGTTCACGGACTTGATGTGACGCTCCGACATTTGACATTTCCCTGTGAGCTGGTTGGTGCTCGTGTTGGATCATTTCAGACACATTGTAAAACAGATAGTACATCCATGGATTGTGACATTCCTGCAAACTACATCAGTTAGATGTAGTATCCTTGTAGGCAGAGTCCAGGTCATTTAACTGCTTTGCATGCAGCACTAAAGGAATTTCCTTTTCTCCAATAGCGCATTTGAAAGCACCCCAAGAGGTCCAGCAAAGATAAAAACCAATCAGACCTGCAATTTTGCATTAAAGTGGTTTCTAATGTTGTAAAGCCTGTCCAGCAGAAGCCCTTCAGGAGGATCCTTGAGGAGGATCCATGTGAATAATGTGGATCAATTTCACAATTATACGTCCCTGATTGATGACAGCAGTATAAGATACGTTTAAGGATTATTAGATTTATTCTCCATCAGTTTCAGGAGCTGGATCTGATCTATGAGCTGCTTTTCCAG
This window encodes:
- the ccdc3a gene encoding coiled-coil domain-containing protein 3a encodes the protein MFSAALLLAVFAHLDTFTHGCQLPSEWRPLSEGCRAELAEIIVYARVLAIHREPAGGGTGSLYNSLSFGFGYGYEGAEEGLLYSAEVELLCDQAWGSMLEVPSGSRLNLTGLGYLSCQSHTVMENYSYFFFLRMDENYNILPHGVNFQDAIFPDTSENRRTFSSLFQFSNCTQGSQPFHTFSPEWDTQEDSRLLCSSVQAALFEEEERGRKLQGRLAAAERRNRQLKERVRKVKRSLRNARKAARKAEQEAQGLQERLKAAERRAGHHLNAITQEEPPPARYTSTALRQRMQL